TACATCTTTGTGGTAGCTTCTGGAATTAACTCTTGTAATATGGAAAGTGAGAGTCTTCCACGGTATCCTGTAAAATTTGGGCTAGACTCACGCGACAAAATCTCAGTCAAAATAAAATTTTTGTGAATCTTTGCCAGTTTTCGTAGTTCTTCAATAAAGATGACATCATCTTCGAAACTATTCGAATAGATGATATGAAATCGAAATGACTCTGCTGATCCCAAAATCGCATGTAACATACTCATTGCAGGGGCAATGCCAGAACCTCCTGCAAGAAAGACTAAATCCCTGCCATGGAATAAAGGATTATGATGAAAAGAACCCATGGGTCCCGTACTTTCAAACTCTTGTCCAATTTCTACATCATCCAGCAAATAAGGACTTACAAACCCACCTTCTGCACGTTTGATGGTCAATTCATAGGAACCTAATTTTTTCGGGGATGAGGAAATAGAATATGGTCTTGCAGTAAAAACCCCAGAAAGGGAGACGAATAAATTGATGTATTGGCCTGCTTGAAACGGAGGTAAATTCTTTCCGTCGACTGAAACCAATTCTAGAGTTTTTGTCGATGTTGTATCCCTTCGGATCTGTTTAACCCGTAATCGTAGCCTTTTGGGATGGAGACTATCAATCGTTCGGCGGACAGCCCCTTTTTGTTCTTGAAAGTTGGAACCATTAGATTCCATTTCCTCTTTTTTTGTCACTGCTTCCCGAAATCCTATCACGGAATTGAAAACGTTTGTTTCTACTTCTAAATGATTATCTGACATTTTTTTCTCTTCCTTGCAATGGAATGCTCGTAATTTTAATCATACTTTTTGATTGAGATTTCATTATGTACTTTTTATTGATTTACGCTTAACTTTGAACCGTTTGATGATTTTCCTTGCTGTATTGTAACCATTCAAATAGGTAGGTTGAAATCCGCCCATACTCGTCCAGCTGCTCGCAGAATATAGACCATCGATGGCATCCAGAGATTCGCGCATAAGTGATCCGTCTTGTAACGTCTGTTTGAATCCATAAATGGCCCCACCTGGTGTATTCAAATAACGCATCATAGTCATAGGGGTTGCTACTTCTGCTTTTTCTATATGTTCTCTTATCTTTGGATAAGCTTGTTCCACAAGTGAAATCAGCTTATCACCAAACTCATATTTTGTGGAAATATAACTTTCTGGAGGAATGTCTTTCCACGCTTCTCCATATTGTAAGGCAACAAGAGTAACCACTGACTTTCCCTTAGGCGCTAGTTCCTTATCAATGAAATTATAACAAGTAACCATACCCCAGTCTGGAGCATCCAAAGTATACATTCGATCTTCAGTGACTTCCGCATTGGAAGTAGTCATGACAAAGGTGGATGCGGTTGTGAACCCGAGTTCTTCAGGTGAACAATCAAGTCCTAGATAAAGGCAAACGGCAGATACACCCATCCTTCGGGATTTAAAATCCTGGAGTACAGAAGAAGGGGGAGTTTCTAAATCTAACATTTCATGATAAGTAATGAGAGGACTTGCATTAGATACAACAGCATCACAGGTAACCGTTTCCCCTGTTTCCAGAAGGACTGCTCGCACAGCACCGTTCTCCGTGAATATTTTTTCTGCTGAACAGTGAAAACGCACTTCTCCCCCAGCTTCTTCAAAGGATGAAAGAAGAGCGCTGGAAAGCATTTGCGACCCACCTTTGATGTGCCAAGGTTTATACACACAGTAAAAATATAACATCCCGATGAATTCAGCAAAAACTAGATCGGTCGTAGGAATTCCCACATAACTCCAGTATGGTGTGATTATATCAATTAAATCATTGTTGGAAAAAAACTCATTCAGGACTTCGGTCGTAGAACGTAGGCCATAGGCTGAAAAATTTGGACATTTGGTTTGGAGTTTTTCTTCATCGTTTGTCAAACGAATTCGAGGTAGAATAAAATAGTATTCATTGACCACGGCTTCGCTCATTGTAAAAAAACGATCGATCGAGTTTCCTTCTTCTGGATAAAGACTTTTTAAATGATATTGTAATTCGCTCCAGTCCGCAGGTAAGGTAACATCTAACTTACCTGGCATGATGATACGATAGAGTTCTTCTTCTTGAACGAGTTCGATTTTATTCAATACACCCAGTTCTTCAAAAACACGGCGCATGATAAACGGACTTGATTCTGTTCCTACTCCACTGAGTTGGTGCAAAGCCACTTCAAACTCAAAATCCCCTCGTAAAAAGGAAGTCGCACATCCTCCAGGGACATTATGCCTTTCTAATAACAAAGTTTTGGAACCTTCGCGTTGAAGTCGAGTGGCTGCCATCAAACCAGCGTTACCGGCACCAATTACTATTGTGTCATAGTGAGACATTTCCTTCTCCTAAAAGGGGAACCCCTTTGAAACCAAGCCAATCTTTACAGTGTAAAGATTGCAATTACTTTTTCGCCCTTTTTTATAAAAAATTTGGATTTTCCGAAGTTGTTAAAAGAAACCCATAACTTTTGGAATCTATTTCGAAAAAGCTTTACCGGTTTAGTGAGTGGTTCTTATAGGTTGTAATGGCCGAGAAGAAAAAAAGTCAGGACAAAGAGAGTGCCTACCACCACGGGGACCTTCGCCCCGCACTCATCCATGCGGCACGTACTCTTTTGGAAAAACAAGGGATCGAGTCACTTTCTCTTCGTTCCATTGCCTCTGCAATTGGTGTAACCCATATGGCTCCTTATGCACATTTTAAAGGCAAACAAGAACTTCTTCAAGCTGTGGCAGCTTCAGGATATGATGAGTTGGCAAACAATATGCTTGTGGCACAAAAAGAAAATCCAAAACTTCGCGGACGTTCCCTCGCCTATCATTATGGTGTGGAATACATTCGCTTTGCCATGAAACATCCCAATCTTTATCGCTTAATGTTAAACCAAATTGACTTAGAAAAAAA
The sequence above is a segment of the Leptospira terpstrae serovar Hualin str. LT 11-33 = ATCC 700639 genome. Coding sequences within it:
- a CDS encoding phytoene desaturase family protein produces the protein MSHYDTIVIGAGNAGLMAATRLQREGSKTLLLERHNVPGGCATSFLRGDFEFEVALHQLSGVGTESSPFIMRRVFEELGVLNKIELVQEEELYRIIMPGKLDVTLPADWSELQYHLKSLYPEEGNSIDRFFTMSEAVVNEYYFILPRIRLTNDEEKLQTKCPNFSAYGLRSTTEVLNEFFSNNDLIDIITPYWSYVGIPTTDLVFAEFIGMLYFYCVYKPWHIKGGSQMLSSALLSSFEEAGGEVRFHCSAEKIFTENGAVRAVLLETGETVTCDAVVSNASPLITYHEMLDLETPPSSVLQDFKSRRMGVSAVCLYLGLDCSPEELGFTTASTFVMTTSNAEVTEDRMYTLDAPDWGMVTCYNFIDKELAPKGKSVVTLVALQYGEAWKDIPPESYISTKYEFGDKLISLVEQAYPKIREHIEKAEVATPMTMMRYLNTPGGAIYGFKQTLQDGSLMRESLDAIDGLYSASSWTSMGGFQPTYLNGYNTARKIIKRFKVKRKSIKST
- a CDS encoding TetR/AcrR family transcriptional regulator is translated as MAEKKKSQDKESAYHHGDLRPALIHAARTLLEKQGIESLSLRSIASAIGVTHMAPYAHFKGKQELLQAVAASGYDELANNMLVAQKENPKLRGRSLAYHYGVEYIRFAMKHPNLYRLMLNQIDLEKKSKSEPTDKEIAKSTERPFRLLYAAFVSERGSKDLAHAKALGAWAIVHGVSSLAIDKHLVLPEGMDVFQLFKVTVSSSVDLG
- a CDS encoding FAD-binding oxidoreductase: MSDNHLEVETNVFNSVIGFREAVTKKEEMESNGSNFQEQKGAVRRTIDSLHPKRLRLRVKQIRRDTTSTKTLELVSVDGKNLPPFQAGQYINLFVSLSGVFTARPYSISSSPKKLGSYELTIKRAEGGFVSPYLLDDVEIGQEFESTGPMGSFHHNPLFHGRDLVFLAGGSGIAPAMSMLHAILGSAESFRFHIIYSNSFEDDVIFIEELRKLAKIHKNFILTEILSRESSPNFTGYRGRLSLSILQELIPEATTKMYYVCGPTPFNENCEELLSALGVKSSRILIESNGPPKMPERMHGWPSSVSPENLVNIKVGNNSFQAASGEPLLNSLERNGFFTENACRSGECSLCRVKLKSGEVFSPPEAKIRKSDRKFGWIHACVAFPTTDVEIQL